From uncultured Desulfobacter sp., the proteins below share one genomic window:
- a CDS encoding cupin domain-containing protein → MANLFENIPDNLAAEHFTDLVNQKHIRIERIVSLGHTSPEFGWYNQDENEWVIVLEGSGTILYENGLEYTLNKGDYLDIPAYTKHKVTQTDPNSITVWLAVFY, encoded by the coding sequence ATGGCCAATCTGTTTGAAAATATTCCTGATAATCTGGCGGCTGAACATTTTACTGATTTAGTTAATCAAAAACACATTCGGATCGAACGTATTGTTTCTTTGGGCCATACTTCTCCTGAATTCGGGTGGTATAACCAAGATGAGAATGAGTGGGTGATTGTATTAGAAGGTTCGGGTACAATTTTGTACGAAAACGGACTTGAATACACCTTAAATAAAGGGGATTATCTCGACATTCCGGCCTATACAAAACATAAGGTCACTCAAACAGACCCCAATAGCATAACCGTTTGGCTGGCTGTTTTTTATTAA
- a CDS encoding helix-turn-helix transcriptional regulator, translating to MTKHKKMIEKWKKDPAFMAEYDALEDEFALLDELLKARKKAGMTQEDVARAMNTKAPAVARIESGGGSQKHSPSIETLRKYAKAVGCRLKINLEPI from the coding sequence ATGACCAAACATAAAAAGATGATAGAAAAATGGAAAAAAGATCCTGCTTTCATGGCTGAATATGATGCCCTGGAAGATGAATTTGCATTGCTGGATGAATTGCTTAAAGCCAGGAAAAAAGCAGGGATGACACAAGAAGATGTAGCTAGGGCCATGAATACCAAAGCTCCCGCTGTTGCAAGAATTGAATCCGGTGGGGGAAGTCAGAAGCATTCACCTTCCATTGAAACATTGCGTAAGTATGCCAAAGCGGTTGGGTGTCGATTGAAAATTAATCTGGAACCTATTTAA
- a CDS encoding GFA family protein yields MKNSFGPDYASLEDTEFVAKYQASCFCGTIRYEVSADPVDAKICHCTTCQRLHGAPMQWAAIFHKRHVRFTAGLEHLVFYNSEQNRPGRILPCKVRCSKCGTPIADEGRRMWLAFPSLFDFGHPAKVPESFEPTCHLFYGSRVVEPHDDLPKWSGHKNYSELL; encoded by the coding sequence ATGAAAAATTCATTTGGACCCGATTATGCCTCCCTGGAAGATACAGAGTTTGTTGCAAAGTACCAAGCCTCATGCTTTTGTGGAACTATTCGATATGAGGTGAGTGCAGATCCAGTGGATGCCAAAATTTGTCATTGCACGACTTGCCAGAGGCTGCATGGTGCCCCTATGCAGTGGGCTGCGATTTTTCACAAGCGCCATGTGAGATTCACAGCTGGTTTGGAGCATCTGGTTTTTTATAATAGTGAACAAAACCGGCCAGGACGTATCCTCCCCTGTAAAGTTCGCTGTAGCAAATGTGGCACCCCCATTGCCGATGAGGGGCGAAGGATGTGGCTCGCCTTCCCATCATTGTTTGATTTCGGACATCCCGCCAAGGTGCCGGAGTCATTCGAACCAACCTGCCATCTATTTTATGGGTCGAGGGTTGTCGAGCCTCACGATGATTTGCCTAAGTGGTCCGGGCACAAAAATTATTCCGAGTTGCTGTAA
- a CDS encoding group II intron maturase-specific domain-containing protein, with protein MAKRNNGAPGIDGVTFKAVEEGGIEDFLKQIRTELVSGTYKPLRNRRKEIPKGNDKVRVLGIPSIKDRVVQGALKLILKVGGKKGVPQGGVISPLLSNIYLNEVDKMLERAKEVTRNGRYTYIEYSRFADDLVILVDGFSKWNWLVDAANKRLLEELEKLDVQLNREKSKLVDLTRGETFSFLGFDFRRAKTRRGKLGVLVTPRMKARTALLSRLKEVFRRFRSQPLDRIVAEINPILRGWVNYFRIGNSSQCFGYVKDWVERKIRRHLMRARKRSGFGWNRWSRAWLYKTFGLFNNYKVYMKHSPIKGE; from the coding sequence ATGGCAAAACGAAATAACGGAGCGCCAGGGATTGACGGTGTAACGTTTAAAGCCGTCGAAGAGGGTGGAATTGAAGACTTCCTCAAACAGATCCGGACGGAATTGGTCTCCGGCACGTACAAACCATTACGGAACCGAAGGAAAGAAATTCCCAAAGGCAATGACAAAGTCAGAGTCCTCGGGATTCCTTCTATAAAAGACCGAGTGGTTCAGGGAGCCCTCAAGTTGATCTTGAAAGTTGGTGGAAAGAAAGGTGTTCCACAAGGTGGAGTCATCTCGCCTTTGCTGAGCAATATCTATCTTAATGAGGTAGATAAAATGCTGGAGCGGGCAAAAGAAGTCACGCGTAACGGTAGATATACGTATATTGAATACTCACGTTTTGCCGATGACCTGGTGATTTTGGTTGATGGCTTTAGCAAGTGGAATTGGCTGGTTGATGCCGCCAATAAGAGACTCCTTGAGGAGTTGGAAAAGCTCGATGTACAGCTTAATCGGGAGAAATCCAAACTGGTAGATCTTACCCGTGGTGAAACATTCAGTTTTCTCGGATTTGATTTTAGACGGGCTAAAACTCGTCGAGGCAAGTTGGGTGTACTTGTCACTCCAAGAATGAAAGCACGAACAGCTCTTCTCAGCAGACTTAAGGAGGTGTTCCGTCGTTTTCGTTCGCAACCGCTTGATAGGATAGTGGCTGAGATCAATCCGATTTTACGTGGATGGGTAAACTACTTTCGGATTGGAAATTCCAGTCAATGTTTTGGTTATGTAAAAGACTGGGTGGAAAGGAAAATTCGCAGGCACCTGATGCGTGCAAGGAAACGTAGTGGCTTCGGCTGGAACAGGTGGAGTAGAGCATGGCTTTATAAAACTTTCGGGTTATTTAATAACTATAAGGTTTATATGAAACACTCTCCCATAAAAGGGGAATAG
- a CDS encoding transposase, producing the protein MQVNIKTLIDDTQCYETVRELRWPEGRQCPFCESKRVIKRGFDEKEPARQRYECKNCSKRFDDLTGTIFAGHHQPLKVWILCLYFMGLNLSNKQIAKELDLDRTDVQKMTTQLREGVVKKSRP; encoded by the coding sequence ATGCAGGTAAACATAAAGACTCTGATTGATGATACACAATGTTATGAAACTGTTCGGGAATTGCGCTGGCCGGAAGGACGCCAATGTCCGTTTTGTGAATCCAAACGAGTAATCAAAAGGGGTTTCGATGAAAAAGAACCTGCCAGGCAGCGTTATGAATGTAAAAATTGTAGTAAACGCTTTGACGACTTGACGGGTACCATTTTCGCTGGGCATCATCAACCCCTAAAAGTATGGATTTTGTGTCTTTATTTTATGGGGCTGAACTTGTCCAACAAGCAGATTGCCAAAGAACTGGACTTGGACCGCACGGATGTTCAAAAGATGACCACCCAACTTCGTGAAGGCGTGGTAAAAAAAAGCCGCCCGTAA
- a CDS encoding IS1595 family transposase, translating to MVAGHKGNPEAVFQKGREGRRNRLRGARGRGTLEKEKPPVFGMIQRCGLVVIKMLANVRRVTIEPLIKSVILPGTLIYTDEYGIYNRLSEWGYKHKSVNHGAGEYARDEDGDGFHEVHVNTMEGFWSLLRGWLRPHRGVSQEKLPFYLGFFEFVHNAGKRGKALLHSLVELLVR from the coding sequence ATTGTAGCAGGGCATAAAGGCAATCCCGAAGCAGTATTCCAAAAAGGGAGGGAAGGCCGTCGAAATCGTTTACGAGGTGCTCGTGGGCGGGGTACATTGGAAAAAGAGAAGCCACCTGTATTTGGTATGATTCAGCGATGCGGGCTGGTGGTAATCAAGATGCTTGCCAATGTTCGCCGGGTAACCATTGAGCCCTTGATAAAATCAGTCATTTTGCCAGGAACTTTGATCTACACGGATGAATACGGGATATATAACCGATTAAGCGAGTGGGGGTACAAGCATAAGAGCGTGAATCACGGGGCTGGAGAATATGCCAGAGACGAGGATGGGGATGGTTTCCATGAAGTCCATGTAAATACGATGGAAGGCTTCTGGTCTTTGCTACGTGGTTGGTTGCGTCCACATCGAGGAGTTTCACAGGAAAAGCTCCCGTTTTATCTTGGCTTTTTTGAATTCGTTCATAACGCTGGCAAGCGAGGAAAGGCCTTGCTCCATTCACTTGTCGAACTTTTGGTCAGATAA
- a CDS encoding transposase, with the protein MFQRQIEQINARLEILTRDHENLLERLDEIPGIDKKSAQSVLGEVGVTLDEFKSMVAFVAWAGLCPGNNESAGKRKSGRNAVRNHPFKTILVQIAWAAIKTKGSYYKAKYYKLKARRGAKKAIVAIAHRIAKAIYNIIKNGDRYKDLGEEYLSKPNKQRMLKNLAKKADELGMKLVPCEG; encoded by the coding sequence ATGTTTCAAAGACAGATTGAACAGATTAATGCCAGATTGGAAATACTTACCCGTGACCATGAAAATTTACTGGAAAGATTAGATGAAATTCCCGGGATCGATAAGAAGTCAGCACAATCTGTTCTTGGAGAAGTCGGGGTTACACTGGATGAGTTTAAAAGCATGGTCGCTTTTGTTGCATGGGCCGGATTGTGCCCTGGAAATAATGAAAGCGCAGGTAAAAGGAAAAGTGGCCGGAATGCGGTTCGAAATCATCCATTCAAAACGATTTTAGTCCAGATCGCTTGGGCCGCAATCAAGACGAAGGGTTCATATTACAAAGCCAAGTATTATAAACTCAAAGCCAGACGAGGTGCCAAAAAAGCGATTGTCGCCATAGCCCATAGAATTGCAAAAGCCATTTACAACATCATCAAAAATGGAGACAGATATAAAGACCTCGGAGAAGAATACTTGAGCAAACCTAACAAACAAAGGATGTTGAAAAATTTGGCAAAAAAGGCTGATGAGTTAGGGATGAAACTTGTTCCTTGTGAAGGTTAA
- a CDS encoding IS1634 family transposase: protein MEQFEAQFNQVDVLPMVKHYMDELHLFNLFTKYVPGAPNSLAEHAESLCVLTANIICENKPLYKIQDWLAKYSDDLAAEPVEAKLFNDDRLARSLSALFEADRHSLMTEASANAIATHDLLTDEVHNDSTTVTFIGKYDNPDPQAVKLKHGHNKDFRPDCKQVVFGLNITSDGHVPLSYELFDGNTCDDVTHIPNWNGLRALLGKEQFIYVADCKLCGQDNLDHIDKNGGLFITIVPKGRKEVKLFYQYLKKNDAEWKHVFVTESSRKKNKLNTYKTYEAEPTQKGYRIIFVHSSAKQDDDKGRRQKKIDKAVSQLEELVPKLNAYHLKTKKEIKTAVDSICKSVQDFIDVKIITERKQVRVKLSPGRPSRRKSEYKNKWAYSHSIEWKLNEKALLEASRTDGIFPLITNTSLEAGDVLKRYKNQPFLEKRMYTKKTVLEVAPVFLKKEKRIEAMLFLYFIALMIVSLIERKIRMNMAKEEIEQLPILPQKMNTKKPTWSNIRYYFRNIHYSKINKNGICIQSAVKGLNSLHEQVCSLLEIPSEVYNTLHGRWWQFRAT, encoded by the coding sequence ATGGAACAATTTGAAGCACAGTTCAACCAGGTTGATGTTCTGCCAATGGTCAAGCATTATATGGATGAACTTCATCTGTTCAATCTTTTTACCAAGTATGTCCCCGGGGCACCTAACAGCCTGGCTGAACATGCAGAAAGCCTATGTGTCCTTACGGCAAATATCATTTGTGAAAATAAGCCATTATATAAAATTCAGGATTGGTTGGCCAAGTACTCCGACGATCTTGCTGCAGAACCGGTTGAAGCAAAGCTGTTCAATGATGACCGGTTAGCCAGATCCCTTTCTGCCCTTTTCGAGGCAGACCGCCATTCGCTTATGACAGAGGCCTCGGCTAACGCAATTGCGACCCATGATCTGCTGACCGATGAAGTCCACAATGACAGCACCACAGTGACCTTCATCGGTAAATATGACAACCCCGATCCTCAGGCCGTCAAACTCAAACACGGCCACAACAAAGATTTCAGACCTGATTGCAAACAGGTCGTATTTGGCCTGAATATCACTTCCGACGGCCATGTGCCGTTAAGTTATGAACTTTTTGATGGCAACACTTGCGACGATGTCACCCATATTCCAAACTGGAATGGCCTACGCGCACTATTGGGTAAGGAACAGTTTATTTACGTAGCCGACTGTAAGCTTTGCGGCCAGGACAACTTGGATCACATCGACAAAAACGGCGGGTTATTCATCACTATTGTCCCAAAGGGCCGTAAAGAGGTGAAACTATTTTACCAGTATTTGAAAAAAAATGATGCTGAATGGAAACATGTTTTTGTTACCGAAAGTTCACGCAAAAAAAATAAGCTCAACACCTACAAAACCTATGAGGCAGAACCAACGCAAAAAGGTTACCGCATTATTTTTGTACATAGCAGCGCAAAACAAGACGATGACAAAGGTCGCCGGCAAAAGAAGATAGATAAAGCTGTTTCACAATTGGAGGAGTTAGTACCCAAGCTAAACGCGTATCATCTAAAAACCAAGAAGGAAATTAAAACAGCAGTTGATAGCATTTGCAAAAGTGTCCAAGACTTTATTGATGTAAAAATTATCACCGAACGTAAACAAGTCAGAGTGAAATTGTCACCTGGCCGTCCTTCTCGAAGGAAAAGCGAATACAAAAATAAATGGGCATATTCTCATAGTATTGAATGGAAGCTTAATGAAAAAGCCCTTTTAGAAGCGTCGAGGACTGATGGAATTTTCCCCCTGATTACCAACACTTCCTTAGAGGCTGGCGATGTTTTGAAAAGATACAAAAACCAACCCTTTCTTGAAAAACGCATGTATACCAAAAAGACGGTTTTGGAAGTAGCCCCGGTTTTTCTTAAGAAAGAAAAACGGATCGAGGCCATGCTTTTTTTGTATTTTATAGCCTTGATGATTGTGTCTCTTATCGAACGTAAAATCCGCATGAACATGGCCAAAGAGGAGATAGAACAGCTTCCAATTTTACCTCAGAAAATGAATACAAAAAAGCCGACCTGGAGCAACATCCGTTACTACTTTCGAAATATCCATTACTCAAAAATAAACAAAAACGGAATTTGCATTCAATCAGCGGTAAAAGGTCTCAACTCTCTGCATGAGCAGGTTTGTTCACTTTTAGAAATTCCCAGTGAGGTGTACAATACCCTCCATGGCCGCTGGTGGCAGTTCCGGGCTACTTGA
- a CDS encoding transposase: MTKRSKNSTLIQIVHPICCGLDVHKDKISACLITVDANGKEQHEIREFSSFTQDLQKMKTWLIKNSCPVVAMESTGVYWHPVYNTIEATMEVVLVNARHIKNVPGRKTDICDSKWLAGLLRHGLVKGSFIPPEQVREWRELSRLRKIYTESLADYKRRVHKLFITANIKIDSVVSDLFGLTGLNLIDLLCKNDEVTLEKVQECTKGSLKTYISHG, from the coding sequence ATGACCAAGAGATCAAAAAATAGCACATTAATCCAAATCGTTCACCCAATTTGTTGTGGTTTGGATGTTCACAAAGACAAAATTTCGGCCTGTTTAATCACTGTTGATGCTAATGGGAAAGAACAGCATGAGATTCGAGAGTTTTCATCATTTACTCAAGATTTGCAAAAAATGAAAACGTGGTTGATTAAAAATAGCTGTCCTGTAGTGGCAATGGAAAGTACCGGGGTATATTGGCATCCGGTTTATAACACCATCGAAGCTACGATGGAGGTCGTTTTGGTTAATGCCAGGCATATTAAAAATGTTCCCGGCAGGAAAACAGACATTTGTGACAGTAAATGGCTTGCCGGACTGCTTCGTCATGGGTTGGTAAAAGGGAGTTTTATCCCTCCCGAACAGGTCCGTGAATGGCGAGAATTAAGCCGATTGAGAAAGATATATACAGAATCTCTCGCTGATTATAAGCGACGTGTTCATAAACTATTTATCACGGCAAATATTAAAATTGATTCGGTCGTTTCTGATTTGTTCGGGCTTACCGGTTTGAATCTCATTGATTTGTTATGCAAAAACGATGAAGTGACCTTGGAGAAAGTTCAGGAATGCACAAAAGGAAGTCTTAAAACTTACATTTCGCATGGATAA
- a CDS encoding GAF domain-containing protein: protein MDIRVESAIKNIRENDDLPAKSFLNLMLKNVELFMSCPISYFASVEKGETKLIMRAWSRHVMGMCATLEKPLEYNLVETGVWGDCVRKRKAIIINDYPSCTVPTKKGYPEGHVNVERHLNIPVFEGAAIVGVLGVGNKATPFDASDVKRMRYFMDAVWPIVKTKCQ from the coding sequence ATGGATATTCGAGTAGAAAGTGCCATCAAGAACATTCGTGAAAACGACGACCTTCCTGCGAAATCATTTTTAAACTTGATGCTGAAAAATGTTGAATTATTTATGTCGTGCCCGATCTCGTATTTTGCGTCAGTTGAAAAAGGTGAGACAAAGCTCATCATGCGAGCCTGGTCTCGACATGTCATGGGAATGTGCGCGACACTCGAGAAACCGTTGGAATACAATCTGGTGGAGACGGGGGTCTGGGGCGACTGTGTGCGGAAGCGAAAAGCCATCATTATCAACGACTATCCCAGTTGCACTGTGCCAACCAAAAAAGGCTACCCGGAAGGCCACGTGAACGTTGAGCGGCATCTAAATATTCCGGTGTTTGAAGGTGCGGCGATTGTTGGCGTTCTGGGAGTGGGCAACAAAGCTACGCCGTTCGATGCTTCTGATGTCAAGCGGATGAGGTATTTCATGGACGCCGTTTGGCCTATAGTCAAGACGAAATGTCAATAA
- a CDS encoding integrase core domain-containing protein codes for MSTGIARVSNFSGNSNPKAREGLKSVVKSVIWSGGWLQPILILSHSRRKVVHFNITSNPTAEWTTQQIVGAFPWDTAPKYLMRDRDAIYGVFFRNRVKNMDIKEVVSAPQSPWQNPLVERVIGSIRRECANNVIVLNQGHLKNILCAYFQYYHNDRTHLSLGKNTPNGRPIQPRPVGKCKIIDLPRIGGLHHRYEWKKAA; via the coding sequence TTGTCTACTGGCATCGCAAGGGTTTCAAACTTTTCTGGAAATTCAAATCCAAAGGCCCGGGAAGGCCTCAAGTCAGTCGTGAAATCCGTGATCTGGTCAGGAGGATGGCTGCAGCCAATCCTGATCCTCAGCCACAGCCGCCGCAAAGTCGTACATTTCAATATAACCTCAAATCCGACGGCCGAGTGGACAACCCAACAGATCGTGGGGGCCTTCCCCTGGGATACGGCACCGAAGTATCTGATGCGGGATCGGGATGCAATCTATGGCGTTTTTTTCCGAAATCGAGTGAAAAACATGGACATCAAAGAAGTGGTCTCGGCCCCGCAAAGCCCTTGGCAAAACCCTCTTGTTGAACGGGTGATCGGCTCGATCAGACGAGAATGTGCAAACAATGTCATCGTATTGAACCAAGGACATCTGAAAAACATTCTTTGCGCGTATTTCCAATATTATCATAACGACAGAACACATTTGAGCCTTGGAAAAAATACGCCCAACGGTCGGCCGATCCAACCCAGACCTGTCGGCAAATGCAAGATAATTGATTTGCCGCGTATTGGTGGATTACATCATCGATACGAGTGGAAGAAAGCGGCCTGA
- a CDS encoding YbaK/EbsC family protein, which produces MAHQKVMHMLKTCGCPYTVHTHPKVCTIDDAERLVPHLTHNLIKTVVFRIKDSHWILAAVNGHARIDYKLLARAFGVNRKLIRAVSPDTVEDQLGFEIGGTGPFPIMDTIRIVMDESLSGAGSIFCGSGKNTITIEMDIADLIHLISPIITKITKD; this is translated from the coding sequence TTGGCCCATCAGAAAGTCATGCACATGCTTAAAACATGCGGTTGTCCGTATACCGTTCACACCCATCCCAAGGTCTGCACCATTGACGATGCAGAACGGCTGGTTCCCCACCTCACCCATAACCTGATTAAAACCGTGGTCTTTCGAATCAAGGATTCCCACTGGATTCTTGCCGCTGTCAATGGCCATGCACGGATTGATTACAAACTTCTGGCCCGGGCCTTCGGCGTTAACCGCAAATTGATCCGGGCCGTATCCCCGGACACTGTGGAAGATCAGCTGGGGTTTGAAATCGGCGGAACCGGTCCTTTTCCCATTATGGACACCATCAGGATCGTCATGGATGAATCCCTGTCAGGTGCTGGCTCTATTTTTTGCGGTTCCGGAAAGAACACTATTACCATTGAAATGGATATCGCCGATCTGATCCATCTGATCTCTCCGATCATCACAAAAATTACCAAAGATTGA
- a CDS encoding MurR/RpiR family transcriptional regulator yields the protein MNAESSHPVISSISNKLDTLTPKAQTLGTYIIQNPSKAVFMTTKELAEVCETSEATVVRFVSALGYKRYSDFQDALKDFVNTGLSLPDRAAIKGIKEEGTDRLHREVFEEINNLKHLYEHIDIEIMNRIVDYLDESHTVYVIGSRLSYTFAYYLGWSLTKVRKGVHILKGSDTTTLDRLTNATSGSLIVLAACTRYPNELIRLSKMIRRSGHTLITFVDSAICPVNSFADLSIVVPGRSIPFIGNVSCMLVTIQYIVQELASRRGDEMADYQKQLEQMYLENDILFNLE from the coding sequence ATGAACGCAGAATCATCTCACCCGGTCATTAGCAGCATATCAAATAAGCTCGACACCTTGACCCCTAAAGCCCAAACGCTGGGAACTTATATTATTCAGAATCCGTCAAAGGCCGTTTTTATGACAACCAAAGAGTTAGCCGAGGTCTGCGAGACCAGTGAAGCCACGGTTGTCCGGTTTGTCAGCGCTCTTGGGTACAAGCGCTACTCGGATTTTCAGGATGCCTTAAAAGACTTTGTCAACACCGGACTTTCCCTGCCTGACAGGGCCGCCATAAAAGGTATCAAAGAGGAGGGCACCGACAGGCTTCACCGTGAGGTTTTTGAGGAAATCAACAATCTTAAACATCTGTACGAACATATCGACATCGAAATTATGAACCGCATCGTAGATTACCTGGATGAAAGCCACACAGTCTACGTCATCGGTTCCCGCCTTTCCTATACCTTTGCCTATTACTTAGGCTGGTCTCTGACTAAAGTGCGGAAAGGGGTTCATATATTGAAAGGGAGCGATACCACCACACTTGACAGGTTGACCAATGCTACGTCTGGCAGCCTGATCGTCCTGGCGGCATGTACCCGCTACCCCAATGAGCTGATCAGGCTGAGCAAAATGATCCGGCGTTCTGGACACACCCTTATTACGTTTGTGGACAGCGCTATCTGTCCGGTCAATTCATTTGCAGACCTTTCGATAGTCGTTCCCGGCCGCTCCATTCCCTTTATTGGCAATGTATCATGCATGCTGGTCACTATTCAGTATATCGTACAGGAACTTGCCAGTCGCAGGGGCGATGAAATGGCTGATTACCAGAAGCAGCTGGAGCAGATGTACCTGGAAAACGACATTCTGTTCAACTTGGAATAG
- a CDS encoding MurR/RpiR family transcriptional regulator — MNDAASHPVINEISLKLDSLTPKARTLGTYIIKNPSKVVFMTTKELAEACGVSEATVVRFVSTIGYSRYSDFQEALKDFLNTGLSLPERLDIKGRENPELDRLHRGIIEELVNLQHLYEHINVDTMTQFVDHLESADCIYFTGSRLSYTFAYYFGWSLTKVRRGIHILKGSDSTTMDMLNNAPENNLVVLAATTRYPNELIRLSKMIRRAGHTLLALTDSSISPVIQFADLSLVVPSKSIPFIGNVSGMLTVIQCMVQELANRKGADLKNYQEQLEQMYLENDILFNLNPK, encoded by the coding sequence ATGAATGACGCAGCATCACATCCGGTCATCAATGAAATTTCCTTGAAGCTGGACTCCTTGACCCCCAAAGCCCGCACCCTGGGCACATACATTATCAAAAATCCCTCAAAAGTAGTTTTTATGACCACTAAAGAATTGGCGGAAGCCTGTGGCGTAAGTGAAGCCACTGTGGTGCGGTTTGTTTCGACCATAGGCTATAGCCGGTACTCGGATTTTCAGGAGGCTTTAAAGGATTTTCTAAATACCGGGCTTTCCCTGCCTGAGCGGCTGGACATTAAAGGGCGGGAAAATCCGGAACTGGACCGTCTTCACCGGGGAATCATCGAAGAGCTTGTTAACCTTCAACACCTGTATGAACACATCAACGTGGATACCATGACCCAATTTGTGGATCACCTTGAAAGCGCTGACTGCATTTATTTCACCGGTTCCCGGCTCTCTTACACCTTTGCCTATTACTTTGGCTGGTCCTTGACAAAGGTGCGCCGCGGTATTCATATTCTCAAGGGATCTGACTCCACAACCATGGACATGCTCAACAATGCCCCTGAAAATAACCTGGTTGTTCTGGCCGCCACCACCCGGTATCCCAATGAGCTGATCAGGCTGAGCAAAATGATCCGTCGGGCAGGGCACACGCTTCTGGCTCTCACGGACTCCAGCATCAGTCCCGTGATCCAGTTTGCTGATCTGTCCCTGGTGGTGCCGTCCAAATCCATTCCCTTTATAGGCAACGTATCCGGCATGCTGACCGTTATCCAGTGCATGGTCCAGGAACTGGCCAACCGGAAAGGGGCTGACCTGAAAAACTACCAGGAACAGCTGGAGCAGATGTATCTGGAAAATGACATTCTCTTTAATCTTAACCCTAAATAG
- a CDS encoding FAD-dependent oxidoreductase, whose amino-acid sequence MFGKTKPMWGEKKKLKSSYDVVLIGGGLHSLATAYYLAKDHGITDIAIIEKNYIGYGGAGRNTAIVRANQRTQYNVPLYNDALKLWPVLTKELDYNLMFNNCGNLNLMHSEAAMKAARMTIATAQFHGVESHLIDAKEAKELVPALNISENITFPIHGAMFHPPGGVVRHDAVVWGLAKGAAKLGVQIHQQTSATGINTQNGKVTGVVTDQGTIACKQVLVSAGGYSASIINGCLGIRLPISVLTIQAMVTQPIKPLLDHVVSSGAYHCYANQTLKGEIATGAHMDQWPNYTTLNTAHYIKHQAEALSEFLPSLRGLRFMRIWGGLADMTPDMAPIMDGNNQYEGFFMDCGWGYFGFKSCSAVGKYMAEFMATNQCPDILKPFALKRYQEHKLMGETAALVNYTPDN is encoded by the coding sequence ATGTTTGGAAAAACTAAACCCATGTGGGGCGAAAAGAAAAAACTGAAGTCAAGCTACGATGTCGTTCTGATCGGCGGTGGGCTTCACAGTCTGGCAACGGCGTATTACCTGGCAAAAGACCATGGTATCACCGACATTGCCATCATTGAGAAAAATTATATCGGGTATGGCGGCGCCGGTAGAAATACCGCTATCGTCAGGGCCAACCAGAGAACGCAGTACAATGTCCCCTTGTACAACGATGCGCTTAAACTCTGGCCGGTTTTAACAAAGGAGTTGGACTACAACCTGATGTTCAACAACTGTGGAAACCTTAACCTGATGCACTCGGAAGCCGCCATGAAAGCCGCCCGGATGACCATTGCCACGGCTCAGTTCCATGGGGTTGAATCCCACCTGATTGACGCCAAAGAGGCCAAAGAATTGGTTCCGGCCTTGAATATTTCCGAAAATATCACGTTCCCCATCCATGGGGCCATGTTCCATCCCCCCGGCGGCGTCGTCCGCCATGATGCCGTGGTCTGGGGCCTTGCCAAAGGCGCGGCAAAGCTCGGTGTTCAAATACACCAGCAGACAAGCGCCACCGGCATCAATACACAAAATGGCAAAGTAACCGGCGTGGTGACCGATCAAGGCACCATTGCATGCAAACAGGTTCTGGTTTCCGCCGGCGGCTATTCCGCATCCATTATCAACGGCTGCCTGGGGATCCGTCTGCCCATCTCCGTTTTGACCATCCAGGCCATGGTAACCCAGCCCATCAAGCCACTGCTCGATCATGTGGTCTCATCCGGTGCATACCACTGCTATGCCAATCAGACCCTTAAGGGCGAAATTGCCACCGGCGCCCATATGGACCAATGGCCCAACTACACGACCTTAAACACCGCCCATTACATCAAGCACCAGGCCGAAGCCCTGTCAGAGTTTCTGCCTTCGCTGCGGGGATTACGGTTTATGCGGATCTGGGGGGGGCTGGCCGACATGACCCCGGACATGGCACCGATCATGGACGGCAACAATCAGTATGAAGGATTCTTTATGGACTGCGGCTGGGGATACTTTGGCTTTAAATCATGTTCTGCAGTGGGCAAGTATATGGCGGAATTTATGGCCACCAACCAGTGTCCGGATATTCTCAAGCCCTTTGCTTTAAAGCGTTACCAGGAGCA